AACGCGACCGACTACGTGATCCCGGCGCTGGAGCTTATCGACGCCCGCTGCCACAACATCGACCCGGAAACCCAGCGCCCGCGCAAAGTCTTCGACACCATCTCCGATAACGCCGCCAACGCCGGGGTGATCCTCGGCGGTCGTCCGATTAAACCCGACGAGCTGGATCTGCGCTGGATCTCCGCCCTGCTCTATCGTAACGGCGTGATTGAAGAGACCGGCGTCGCCGCAGGGGTGCTCAATCATCCGGCCAACGGCGTGGCCTGGCTGGCAAACAAGCTCGCACCATACGACGTTCAACTGGAAGCCGGACAGATTATTCTCGGCGGCTCCTTTACCCGTCCGGTTCCGGCACGTAAGGGCGACACCTTCCACGTCGACTACGGCAACATGGGCTCGATTAGCTGCCGCTTTGTTTAAGGGGAACATGATGAATAACGCCTTTAAAGATGCCTTAAAAGCGGGCCGCCCACAGATTGGCCTGTGGCTGGGACTCACCAGCAGCTACAGCGCCGAGCTGCTGGCCGGAGCCGGATTCGACTGGCTGCTGATCGACGGCGAACATGCGCCGAACAACGTGCAAACGGTACTGACCCAACTTCAGGCTATCGCCCCCTACCCCAGCCAGCCGGTGGTGCGTCCGTCGTGGAACGACCCGGTGCAGATTAAACAACTGCTGGACGTCGGTGCGCAAACCCTGCTGGTACCCATGGTGCAGAACGCCGACGAAGCGCGGCTGGCGGTGAAGGCCACCCGCTATCCGCCCGCAGGCATTCGCGGCGTCGGCAGCGCCCTGGCCCGCGCCTCGCGCTGGAACCGCATCCCCGATTACATCCATCAGGCCAACGACGCAATGTGCGTGCTGGTGCAAATAGAAACCCGTGAAGCGCTGAAAAACCTGCCACAGATCCTCGACGTTGAAGGCGTGGACGGCGTGTTTATCGGCCCGGCGGATCTTAGCGCCGACATGGGCTTTGGCGGCAATCCCCAGCACCCGGAAGTGCAGGCCGCCATCGAACACGCCATCGCGCAGATTCGCGCAGCGGGCAAAGCGCCGGGGATCCTGATGGCCAATGAGCAGCTGGCGAAGCGCTATCTGGAGCTTGGCGCGCTGTTTGTCGCCGTCGGCGTCGATACCACCCTGCTGGCCCGCGGCGCCGAAGCGCTGGCAGAACGGTTTGGCATAAGCGCCAGAGCGGCGGAATCGGGCGTTTATTAACGCCGGGCAAACAGCAGTACCCTACAAAATTCCCATTAGAGGAAAGGACAATGAGCGACACATCATCAGCACTCCCGGAAGCGCAGGATCCTGCCAATCAGCATAAACAGCTAACGGCGCAGCAGCAGTCGGTTATCAACAAGCTGTTCCGTCGTCTGATCGTATTTTTGTTTGTGCTGTTTATCTTCTCGTTTTTAGACAGGATCAATATCGGCTTTGCCGGGCTGACCATGGGGCAGGATCTGGGCCTCAACGCCACCATGTTCGGCCTCGCCACCACCCTGTTTTATGCCACCTACGTGATTTTCGGCATCCCCAGCAACGTGATGCTCAGCATCGTCGGCGCGCGCCGCTGGATTGCCACCATTATGGTGCTGTGGGGGATCGCTTCTACCGCCACCATGTTCGCCACCGGGCCAAACAGCCTCTACATCCTGCGGATGCTGGTGGGGATTACCGAGGCTGGTTTCCTGCCCGGCATCCTGCTGTATCTGACCTTCTGGTTTCCGGCCTTCTTCCGCGCCCGCGCCAACGCGCTGTTTATGATAGCGATGCCGGTGACCACCGCGCTGGGCTCTATCGTCTCCGGCTATATTCTGTCGATGGACGGCCTGCTCAATCTGCATGGCTGGCAGTGGCTGTTCCTGCTGGAAGGTTTCCCGTCGGTGCTGCTCGGCATTATGGTCTGGTTCTGGCTCGATGATTCGCCGTCGAAGGCCAAATGGCTGACGGCGGAGGACAAAAAATGCCTGCAGGAGATGATGGATAACGATCGCCTGACGCTGGTGCAGCCGGAAGGGGCGCTCAGCCATCACGCCATGCAGCAGCGTAGCCTGTGGCGGGAAGTGTTCACGCCGATCGTGCTGATGTACACCCTGGCCTACTTCTGCCTGACCAATACGCTCAGCGCGATCAGCATCTGGACGCCGCAGATCCTCAAAAGCTTTAACGAAGGCAGCAGCAATATCACTATTGGCCTGCTGGCGGCGATCCCGCAGATTTGTACCATATTGGGGATGATCTACTGGAGTCGCCACTCTGATAAGCACCAGGAACGTAAGCACCATACCGCCCTGCCGTTTCTGTTCGCCGCCGCGGGCTGGCTGCTGGCGTCGGCCACCGATCACAACCTGATCCAGCTGCTGGGGATCGTGATGGCCTCCACCGGATCGTTTAGCGCAATGGCCATTTTCTGGACCACGCCGGATCAGTCGATCAGCCTGCGCGCCAGAGCGATCGGTATCGCGGTGATCAACGCCACCGGCAATATTGGATCGGCGCTCAGTCCTTTTATGATCGGCTGGCTGAAGGATATTACCGGCAGCTTCAGCAGCGGCCTGTGGTTTGTCGCCGCCCTGCTGGTCATTGGCGCAGTGATTGTTTGGGCTATTCCGATGAAAGGATCGCGTCCCCGCGCGACGCCGTAAGGAGCCGCTATGTGCCAGAGCCCTATCGCCAATATCGATATCAACAAAGAGTACGATGAGAGTCTGGGAACGGAAGATGTGCATTATCAGTCGTTTGCCCGCATGGCGGAGTTCTTTGGCCGCGATATGCAGGCGCACCGTCACGACCAGTACTTTCAGATGCACTTTCTTGATACCGGGCAGATTGAGCTGCAGCTCGACGAGAGTCGCTACTCGGTGCAGGCGCCGCTGTTTGTTCTGACGCCGCCGTCGGTGCCGCACGCGTTTATCACCGAGTCCGATAGCGACGGCCACGTGCTGACGATACGAGAGGATCTGGTCTGGCCGCTGCTGGAGGTGCTCTACCCCGGCACGCGGGAAGCCTTCGGCCTGCCGGGCATCTGCCTGTCGCTGGCCGATAAGCCCGAAGAGCTGGCGGCGCTGGCGCACTACTGGCGGCTGATTGAACGCGAATCGACCGCGCAGTTGCCGGGGCGCGAACACACCCTGATGCTGCTGGCGCAGGCAGTGTTCACTCTGCTGCTACGCAACGCAAAGCTTGACGATCATGCCGCCAGCGGGATGCGCGGCGAGCTAAAGCTGTTCCAGCGTTTTAACCAGCTGATCGATAGCCACTACCACCTGCACTGGACGGTACCGGATTACGCCAGCGAGCTGCATCTGACCGAATCCAGGCTAACCGATATATGCCGCCGCTTCGCCAACCGCCCGCCAAAGCGACTGATTTTCGACAGGCAATTGCGCGAGGCCAAGCGGCTGCTGTTGTTTTCCGATAGCGCGGTTAACGAAATCGCCTGGCAGTTGGGCTTTAAGGACCCGGCCTATTTCGCTCGCTTTTTTAACCGCTTAGTGGGCTGCTCGCCGAGCGCGTTCAGAACGCAAAAAGTGCCGGTGTCTTAGGATCTTTCCGGGGGCGACGCAGCGCGTTCGCAGCCGTCTGAGAGACGGTAGCCCGGACAAGGCGCGTTAAGCGCCGCCTCCGGGAAGACACCACACCGATGCCTCAGATCCGGCACATTTCCCGGAGGCGATGCTACGCATCTGTCCGGGCTACAAATTCAAAACCCGCACTGACTTGTCGCCAGGTCCACCGGGGAGCCAAGCCGGAAAATAGAAAAACCAACCCCGATCACATAACTCAACCCCGCCCGAAAAGTACCGACCGTTGACCTAAAAGTCTCTTCACGAAAGCCGCGTTAACCGCTTCAATTGAACAACAAAAACAAAACATAAATTTAACATCACTTTCCGATTAATACTGACGAGGTCCCCTATGAAACCTGAAAATTTCCGTGCAGACGCTAAACGCCCGTTAACCGGTGAAGAGTACCTGAAGAGCCTGCAGGACGGTCGCGAAATCTATATCTACGGCGAGCGCGTTAAAGATGTGACTACGCATCCGGCTTTTCGTAACGCCGCCGCCTCCGTCGCGCAAATGTACGACGCGCTGCACAAGCCCGAGCTACAGGACACCCTGTGCTGGGGTACCGACACTGGCAGCGGTGGTTACACTCATAAATTCTTCCGCGTGGCGAAAAGCGCCGACGACCTGCGCCAGCAGCGCGACGCCATCGCCGAATGGTCGCGCCTGAGCTATGGCTGGATGGGCCGTACCCCGGACTACAAAGCCGCCTTCGGCTGCGCATTAGGCGCGAATCCGGCGTTTTACGGCCAGTTCGAACAAAACGCCCGCAACTGGTACACCCGCATTCAGGAAACCGGCCTGTACTTTAACCACGCCATTGTTAACCCGCCGATCGATCGTCATAAGCCAGCGGACGAAGTGAAAGATGTCTATATCAAGCTGGAGAAAGAGACCGATGCCGGGATCATCGTCAGCGGCGCGAAAGTCGTCGCCACCAACTCGGCGCTAACCCACTACAACATGATTGGCTTCGGCTCGGCGCAGGTGATGGGTGAAAACCCGGATTTCGCACTGATGTTCGTCGCGCCGATGGACGCCGAAGGGGTCAAACTTATCTCCCGTGCCTCCTATGAACTGGTGGCCGGAGCCACCGGATCGCCATACGATTATCCGCTCTCCAGCCGCTTCGACGAGAACGACGCAATCCTGGTGCTGGATAACGTGCTGATCCCATGGGAAAACGTGCTGATCTATCGCGATTTCGATCGCTGCCGTCGCTGGACCATGGAAGGCGGTTTCGCCCGCATGTATCCGCTGCAGGCCTGCGTACGTCTGGCGGTAAAACTCGACTTTATCACCGCCCTGCTGAAGCGCTCGCTGGAGTGCACCGGCACCCTGGAGTTCCGTGGCGTGCAGGCCGAGCTTGGCGAAGTCGTGGCCTGGCGCAATATGTTCTGGGCGCTGAGCGATTCGATGTGCGCCGAAGCGACGCCGTGGGTCAACGGCGCGTATCTGCCGGATCACGCCGCGCTGCAAACCTATCGTGTCATGGCGCCGATGGCTTACGCCAAAATCAAAAACATTATCGAGCGCAGCGTCACCAGCGGCCTGATCTACCTGCCGTCCAGCGCCCGCGATCTCAACAACCCGCAGATCAACGAATACCTGGCGAAATATGTGCGCGGATCGAACGGCATGGATCACGTCGAGCGCATCAAGATCCTCAAACTGATGTGGGATGCTATCGGCAGTGAATTTGGTGGCCGCCATGAACTGTATGAAATCAACTACTCCGGCAGCCAGGATGAAATTCGCCTGCAGTGCCTGCGCCAGGCGCAAAGCTCCGGCAACATGGACAAAATGATGGCGATGGTCGACCGCTGCCTGTCTGAGTACGACCAGCACGGCTGGACGGTGCCGCATCTGCACAACAATACCGATATCAACATGCTGGATAAGCTGCTGAAGTAATTCGCAGCAGGAGGTCACAATGCAATTAGATGAACAACGTCTGCGTTTTCGCGATGCCATGGCCAGCCTGTCGGCCGCGGTTAACGTCATCACCACCGAAGGCGAAGCGGGTCGCTGCGGCATCACCGCCACCGCAGTCTGCTCGGTGACCGATACGCCGCCGTCGGTGATGGTCTGCATCAATGCCAATAGCGCGATGAATCCGGTGTTCCAGGGCAACGGTAAGCTGTGCATCAACGTACTCAACCACGAGCAAGAGGAAATGGCTCGCCACTTCGCCGGAATGACCGGTATGACGATGGATGACCGCTTCGGCCTCTCCTGCTGGCAGAAAGGGACGCTGGGTCAGCCGGTTCTGAAAGGCTCACTGGCAAGTCTCGAAGGCGAGATTAGCCAGGTGCAGACCATCGGCAGTCATCTGGTTTATCTGGTGGAAATCCGCAATATTACCCTCTGCCAGCAGGGCCACGGGCTGATTTACTTCAAGCGCCGTTTCCATCCGGTAATGATGGAGATGGAAGTGGTGGCGTAGGTTTACTCGCTACCAGGCGGGTAGCCTGATGATAAACATATTCCCGGAGGTGGTGCCCCCGGGAATATATTGTGATTCGGCACTAAAGTTTTCAGTCAACTGCGCGACATGATGTCCAGTCAAAGCTCCCACCGCCGCGGAAATTTTGTTTGGTATAGTTCTCAGGCAGCGTTAAATGCCACCCTTTTTGTCCGGCGACGCAGGCAATGACGGGAAATTGAGAATAATCAATAGCATCATGAATAAATTGCTCTTTACCTATATTTTGTAAAAAGGCATCCCCTCGATTCCATATCGCTTTTTTGAGCCTGATATTCCAGACTCGATAGCTCTCGCCAGCGATAGTATAACCCTCACCTTCAGGTGCCTTTTTTGTCCAGTC
This Klebsiella sp. RHBSTW-00484 DNA region includes the following protein-coding sequences:
- the hpaB gene encoding 4-hydroxyphenylacetate 3-monooxygenase, oxygenase component, whose amino-acid sequence is MKPENFRADAKRPLTGEEYLKSLQDGREIYIYGERVKDVTTHPAFRNAAASVAQMYDALHKPELQDTLCWGTDTGSGGYTHKFFRVAKSADDLRQQRDAIAEWSRLSYGWMGRTPDYKAAFGCALGANPAFYGQFEQNARNWYTRIQETGLYFNHAIVNPPIDRHKPADEVKDVYIKLEKETDAGIIVSGAKVVATNSALTHYNMIGFGSAQVMGENPDFALMFVAPMDAEGVKLISRASYELVAGATGSPYDYPLSSRFDENDAILVLDNVLIPWENVLIYRDFDRCRRWTMEGGFARMYPLQACVRLAVKLDFITALLKRSLECTGTLEFRGVQAELGEVVAWRNMFWALSDSMCAEATPWVNGAYLPDHAALQTYRVMAPMAYAKIKNIIERSVTSGLIYLPSSARDLNNPQINEYLAKYVRGSNGMDHVERIKILKLMWDAIGSEFGGRHELYEINYSGSQDEIRLQCLRQAQSSGNMDKMMAMVDRCLSEYDQHGWTVPHLHNNTDINMLDKLLK
- the hpaA gene encoding 4-hydroxyphenylacetate catabolism regulatory protein HpaA, coding for MCQSPIANIDINKEYDESLGTEDVHYQSFARMAEFFGRDMQAHRHDQYFQMHFLDTGQIELQLDESRYSVQAPLFVLTPPSVPHAFITESDSDGHVLTIREDLVWPLLEVLYPGTREAFGLPGICLSLADKPEELAALAHYWRLIERESTAQLPGREHTLMLLAQAVFTLLLRNAKLDDHAASGMRGELKLFQRFNQLIDSHYHLHWTVPDYASELHLTESRLTDICRRFANRPPKRLIFDRQLREAKRLLLFSDSAVNEIAWQLGFKDPAYFARFFNRLVGCSPSAFRTQKVPVS
- the hpaH gene encoding 2-oxo-hept-4-ene-1,7-dioate hydratase codes for the protein MLDKQTHTLIAQRLNQAEKQREQIRAVSLDYPTITIEDAYAVQREWVNLKIAEGRVLKGHKIGLTSKAMQASSQISEPDYGALLDDMFFHDGGDIPTDRFIVPRIEVELAFVLAKPLRGPNCTLFDVYNATDYVIPALELIDARCHNIDPETQRPRKVFDTISDNAANAGVILGGRPIKPDELDLRWISALLYRNGVIEETGVAAGVLNHPANGVAWLANKLAPYDVQLEAGQIILGGSFTRPVPARKGDTFHVDYGNMGSISCRFV
- the hpaX gene encoding 4-hydroxyphenylacetate permease — its product is MSDTSSALPEAQDPANQHKQLTAQQQSVINKLFRRLIVFLFVLFIFSFLDRINIGFAGLTMGQDLGLNATMFGLATTLFYATYVIFGIPSNVMLSIVGARRWIATIMVLWGIASTATMFATGPNSLYILRMLVGITEAGFLPGILLYLTFWFPAFFRARANALFMIAMPVTTALGSIVSGYILSMDGLLNLHGWQWLFLLEGFPSVLLGIMVWFWLDDSPSKAKWLTAEDKKCLQEMMDNDRLTLVQPEGALSHHAMQQRSLWREVFTPIVLMYTLAYFCLTNTLSAISIWTPQILKSFNEGSSNITIGLLAAIPQICTILGMIYWSRHSDKHQERKHHTALPFLFAAAGWLLASATDHNLIQLLGIVMASTGSFSAMAIFWTTPDQSISLRARAIGIAVINATGNIGSALSPFMIGWLKDITGSFSSGLWFVAALLVIGAVIVWAIPMKGSRPRATP
- the hpaI gene encoding 4-hydroxy-2-oxoheptanedioate aldolase yields the protein MNNAFKDALKAGRPQIGLWLGLTSSYSAELLAGAGFDWLLIDGEHAPNNVQTVLTQLQAIAPYPSQPVVRPSWNDPVQIKQLLDVGAQTLLVPMVQNADEARLAVKATRYPPAGIRGVGSALARASRWNRIPDYIHQANDAMCVLVQIETREALKNLPQILDVEGVDGVFIGPADLSADMGFGGNPQHPEVQAAIEHAIAQIRAAGKAPGILMANEQLAKRYLELGALFVAVGVDTTLLARGAEALAERFGISARAAESGVY
- a CDS encoding 4-hydroxyphenylacetate 3-monooxygenase reductase subunit, coding for MQLDEQRLRFRDAMASLSAAVNVITTEGEAGRCGITATAVCSVTDTPPSVMVCINANSAMNPVFQGNGKLCINVLNHEQEEMARHFAGMTGMTMDDRFGLSCWQKGTLGQPVLKGSLASLEGEISQVQTIGSHLVYLVEIRNITLCQQGHGLIYFKRRFHPVMMEMEVVA